A single genomic interval of Bacillus sp. es.036 harbors:
- the coaD gene encoding pantetheine-phosphate adenylyltransferase, which translates to MAKIAVCPGSFDPVTFGHLDIIKRGARVFDDIKVVVLNNQSKSTLFSVEERVALLKEATKDIPNVTVDSHHGLLIEYAKKVEASTILRGLRAVSDFEYEMKIASINRKLEDEIETFFMMTNNQYSFLSSSIVKEIAKYHAPVSDLVPEIVESALRQKYAESPLS; encoded by the coding sequence ATGGCAAAAATTGCAGTATGCCCGGGTAGTTTTGATCCAGTGACTTTTGGTCACCTGGATATTATTAAACGAGGTGCAAGAGTGTTTGATGATATTAAAGTTGTTGTGCTTAATAATCAGAGTAAATCCACGTTATTCTCTGTAGAAGAGCGTGTAGCTTTGTTAAAAGAAGCAACGAAAGACATTCCGAACGTTACCGTTGATTCTCATCACGGTCTTTTAATTGAGTATGCTAAAAAAGTTGAGGCGTCAACGATCTTACGCGGATTGCGTGCGGTATCTGATTTTGAATATGAAATGAAAATTGCTTCAATTAACCGAAAACTAGAAGATGAAATTGAAACTTTTTTTATGATGACCAACAATCAATACTCCTTTTTAAGTTCAAGTATTGTAAAAGAAATTGCGAAATACCATGCACCTGTCTCAGATCTAGTACCTGAGATCGTTGAAAGTGCTCTCAGACAAAAGTATGCAGAATCCCCGTTAAGTTAA
- the ylbJ gene encoding sporulation integral membrane protein YlbJ — translation MNVQVMKTIMLATSVTFVALAVILFPDHTLEASKSGLSMWWNIVFPSLLPFFIISELLIGIGVVRFIGILLEPLMRPLFRVPGSGAFVFAMGIASGFPAGAKYTAHLRQNNDITAIEGERLVSFTNCSNPLFIFAAVAVGFFHNPALGVILAIAHYTGNILVGFVMRFHHPEDAHPTEMIRSSESRLGLAFTALHQTRLIDTRPFGKMMGDAVHSSIKTLLMVGGFIILFSVLNELLGVIGIAAILAGVIRSILLLLQLSPELDIPLLSGMFEITLGSRLASESSTTLLAQAIVTSFILAFNGFSVQAQVASILADTDIRFKPFFFARLLHGFFAAFLTLVIWKPIYLDYLSSGNGSLPVLNREDAPSFIESVYSFLTQTGPWITLFSLLTFIILVTYRAGNQRIFK, via the coding sequence GTGAACGTTCAAGTAATGAAAACTATAATGCTTGCAACGTCCGTGACGTTCGTTGCTCTCGCCGTTATTTTATTTCCTGATCATACACTAGAGGCATCCAAAAGCGGTTTATCCATGTGGTGGAATATAGTCTTCCCATCTTTATTACCCTTTTTTATTATCTCTGAACTCCTAATCGGCATCGGCGTTGTTCGATTTATTGGCATTTTACTAGAACCTTTGATGAGACCCCTTTTTCGTGTACCGGGTTCAGGTGCTTTTGTATTTGCAATGGGCATCGCGTCAGGCTTCCCTGCAGGGGCGAAGTATACCGCTCATCTTCGTCAAAATAATGACATCACTGCCATTGAAGGAGAACGCCTTGTTTCGTTTACGAACTGCTCAAACCCGCTTTTTATTTTCGCCGCTGTTGCCGTTGGTTTTTTCCATAATCCCGCACTTGGCGTTATTTTAGCGATCGCCCACTACACAGGTAATATTCTAGTTGGGTTCGTGATGCGTTTTCATCATCCTGAAGACGCTCATCCTACTGAAATGATTCGCTCTTCTGAGTCGCGACTCGGACTTGCTTTTACCGCTCTCCATCAAACACGGCTTATAGATACACGGCCATTCGGAAAAATGATGGGCGATGCTGTTCATTCTTCGATTAAAACACTATTAATGGTTGGTGGCTTCATCATTCTGTTTTCTGTTTTAAATGAGCTACTCGGTGTGATTGGAATCGCCGCAATACTTGCAGGAGTAATTCGGTCCATCCTGCTACTGTTACAGCTATCACCTGAGCTCGATATCCCATTACTTTCTGGAATGTTTGAAATTACGTTAGGAAGCAGACTAGCAAGTGAAAGCTCTACAACACTTCTTGCTCAAGCGATCGTCACAAGCTTCATTCTGGCTTTTAATGGATTTTCCGTTCAGGCACAGGTAGCAAGTATTTTGGCAGATACCGACATTCGGTTCAAGCCATTTTTTTTCGCGAGATTACTTCATGGCTTTTTCGCAGCTTTTCTTACACTTGTCATTTGGAAACCTATTTATTTGGATTATTTATCTTCAGGTAATGGCTCTCTTCCTGTTTTAAATCGAGAAGATGCACCGTCTTTTATTGAAAGCGTCTATTCTTTTCTTACGCAAACAGGACCCTGGATCACCCTTTTTTCATTACTTACATTTATCATCCTTGTTACTTACCGTGCTGGGAATCAACGGATATTTAAGTAG
- a CDS encoding patatin-like phospholipase family protein, producing MNRPKIGLALGSGGARGFAHLGVLKVLLQEKIPIDCIAGSSMGSLVGAIYGSGHDVETMEKMASLFRRKYYLDFTVPKMGFIAGNKVRSLIETLTHGKQLEDMDPPLAIVATDIIKGEKVVFRTGSVAQAVRASIAIPGILVPEKIGERLLVDGGVIDRVPVSVAREMGADLVIAVDVSNVKKEPDVTSIIDVIMQSIDIMQNEMVRLHEINADVMIKPGLESFQSRAFTNVVDIIKIGEEEAYRHLEQIHRAVKVWKEKNK from the coding sequence GTGAACCGTCCAAAAATCGGATTAGCTCTCGGTTCTGGTGGAGCAAGAGGATTCGCTCATTTAGGTGTGCTTAAAGTATTACTTCAAGAAAAAATCCCGATTGATTGCATTGCCGGAAGTAGCATGGGATCACTCGTCGGTGCGATTTATGGATCTGGACATGATGTCGAAACGATGGAGAAAATGGCATCGCTTTTTCGTAGAAAGTATTATTTAGACTTTACCGTCCCTAAGATGGGGTTTATTGCAGGGAATAAAGTGAGAAGTTTAATTGAAACGTTGACTCATGGAAAACAGTTAGAAGACATGGATCCTCCGCTTGCGATTGTGGCAACAGACATTATTAAAGGAGAAAAGGTTGTTTTTCGAACCGGGTCTGTAGCGCAAGCGGTAAGAGCTAGTATTGCGATACCTGGGATATTAGTTCCAGAAAAGATTGGAGAACGCCTTTTAGTAGATGGAGGTGTAATTGATCGGGTCCCAGTTTCTGTTGCAAGAGAAATGGGCGCAGATCTTGTCATTGCTGTTGACGTATCCAACGTAAAGAAAGAACCTGATGTGACATCTATTATAGACGTCATTATGCAAAGTATTGATATTATGCAGAATGAAATGGTGAGGCTGCATGAAATTAATGCAGATGTCATGATAAAACCAGGGTTGGAATCTTTTCAATCAAGAGCTTTTACAAACGTAGTGGATATCATTAAAATCGGAGAGGAAGAAGCCTATCGCCACCTTGAACAAATTCATCGGGCGGTGAAGGTGTGGAAGGAGAAAAACAAATGA
- a CDS encoding SepM family pheromone-processing serine protease: MNRSTKKFTYVWAIIIVLVAAFTFIDLPYYVTTPGEARVLDEVINVEGGSQDGGEFMLTTVRVGEANVIQYIWAQFNEYHELIEEDLIKREGESDEEYHQRQLDVMANSQTSATIVAYQAANKDITITKNGVLVTGIIEGMPADGKLELGDLIVEVDGEKVEETEQLLEQLGSYEKSDTVNLTIKREDKEMKVELGFAEFPEAYNAEDGKVGVGITGPVTATTIETDPSIKINTDEIGGPSAGLMFSLEIYNQLTEEDWTKGYEIAGTGTINDEGEVGPIGGIKQKIVAADGSGAEIFFAPVAHSNYDDALEAGKDIDTDMKIVPVETFQDAREYLKQLKEK, encoded by the coding sequence ATGAATCGAAGCACCAAGAAATTCACCTATGTATGGGCAATTATTATTGTATTGGTGGCGGCCTTTACATTTATTGACCTCCCCTATTATGTGACAACACCGGGAGAAGCGAGAGTATTAGATGAAGTAATCAACGTTGAGGGTGGTTCACAAGATGGTGGAGAATTTATGCTGACGACTGTGCGAGTGGGAGAAGCAAACGTTATCCAATATATCTGGGCCCAATTTAACGAATATCATGAGTTAATTGAAGAAGATTTGATTAAACGTGAAGGCGAGTCGGATGAAGAATACCATCAAAGACAGCTAGATGTTATGGCAAACTCACAAACGAGTGCGACAATTGTAGCATACCAGGCAGCGAATAAGGACATTACCATTACAAAAAATGGTGTTCTCGTAACCGGAATCATTGAAGGAATGCCGGCAGATGGGAAGTTAGAACTAGGAGATTTAATTGTCGAGGTTGATGGAGAGAAAGTGGAAGAAACCGAACAGCTTCTTGAGCAACTTGGCTCTTATGAAAAGTCAGACACGGTTAACCTAACCATTAAAAGAGAAGATAAGGAAATGAAGGTGGAGCTTGGTTTTGCAGAATTCCCTGAAGCTTATAATGCCGAAGACGGTAAAGTAGGCGTTGGGATTACAGGTCCTGTAACAGCAACGACAATCGAAACAGATCCTTCTATCAAAATCAATACGGACGAAATTGGTGGACCATCAGCAGGGTTAATGTTTTCACTTGAAATTTATAACCAATTAACAGAAGAGGATTGGACAAAAGGGTATGAAATTGCTGGAACAGGTACAATCAACGATGAAGGTGAAGTTGGACCGATCGGTGGAATAAAACAGAAGATCGTGGCTGCTGATGGATCAGGGGCAGAAATTTTCTTTGCACCGGTTGCTCACTCCAATTATGATGATGCCTTAGAAGCAGGAAAAGATATTGATACCGATATGAAGATTGTTCCTGTGGAAACATTTCAAGATGCTCGTGAGTACTTAAAACAATTGAAAGAAAAGTAA
- a CDS encoding nucleotidyltransferase, protein MKAAGVVVEYNPFHNGHLYHLEETKKTTNADVVIAVMSGSFLQRGEPALVDKWTRTEMALRNGVDLVIELPYVYATQKAEIFAKGAISLLSSLGVDSVCFGSESGSIEEFQKTTTFIHHNEPEYNERIKYYMGQGNSYPKASSLAFESLDGHRNVLDLSQPNNILGYHYVKAIQDLNSHLEPFTILRTKAGYHDQDFDDVEIASATSIRSKLLKGSTLDHIINYVPHPTYQKLLDYEHTYSDFHGWHKLYHLLRYKLLTTNNKDLSFIYEAEEGLENRLITMAKKAPSFQSFMEFVKTKRYTWTRIQRFAIHVLTQTTKEDMKPALDGEAPYIRILGMTKSGRTFLSEKKGALSIPLVSNINQSDHPFLTIERRASLVYALGYNGQHQEDFLKKEYKSVPLMI, encoded by the coding sequence ATGAAAGCTGCTGGAGTTGTTGTGGAGTACAATCCTTTTCATAACGGGCATCTTTATCATCTAGAAGAAACGAAAAAAACGACTAATGCTGATGTGGTGATTGCCGTTATGAGCGGTTCATTTCTACAAAGGGGAGAGCCAGCCCTCGTTGATAAATGGACACGGACAGAGATGGCTCTAAGAAATGGCGTTGATCTTGTGATTGAACTCCCCTACGTTTATGCTACCCAAAAAGCGGAAATCTTTGCAAAAGGAGCAATTTCACTCCTATCTTCGCTCGGAGTGGATTCCGTCTGTTTTGGGAGTGAATCAGGTTCAATAGAAGAGTTCCAAAAGACAACAACATTTATCCATCACAATGAACCAGAATATAACGAACGAATTAAATATTACATGGGCCAGGGAAATAGCTATCCAAAAGCGTCATCGCTTGCTTTTGAGAGTCTTGATGGACACAGAAACGTGCTTGATCTCTCTCAACCAAATAACATACTGGGTTACCACTATGTTAAAGCGATTCAAGATCTTAATTCTCATCTAGAGCCCTTTACAATTTTACGAACAAAAGCAGGTTACCATGATCAAGACTTTGACGATGTGGAAATTGCAAGCGCAACAAGTATTCGAAGCAAGCTATTAAAAGGTAGTACCCTTGATCACATCATCAATTACGTGCCACATCCAACTTACCAGAAGCTCCTCGACTATGAGCATACATATAGCGACTTCCACGGGTGGCACAAGCTTTATCACCTGTTGCGTTATAAACTACTTACGACGAACAATAAGGATCTTTCTTTCATCTATGAAGCAGAGGAAGGGCTTGAGAACCGTCTTATTACAATGGCGAAGAAAGCCCCAAGTTTTCAATCATTTATGGAGTTTGTCAAAACCAAACGATACACGTGGACAAGAATTCAACGGTTCGCTATTCACGTCCTCACGCAAACGACTAAGGAGGACATGAAGCCAGCACTTGATGGGGAAGCACCATATATCCGTATTCTTGGGATGACAAAATCAGGTCGAACGTTTCTTAGTGAGAAAAAAGGGGCACTTTCTATTCCCCTCGTTTCCAATATCAATCAATCAGACCACCCATTTCTCACAATTGAAAGACGAGCAAGCCTTGTTTATGCACTCGGCTACAATGGTCAGCATCAAGAAGACTTTCTTAAAAAAGAATATAAATCTGTCCCTTTAATGATCTAA
- a CDS encoding YceD family protein, with protein MKWSIEQLKSYKLKGLTIDEEVNVEELKERNPDIREITPVHVTGETSFHGNKVTFHLTVKGKMVLPCANTLEDVNFPFVLRPMETFVLEANTNGVDFEVEDEEIHQVSGNTVDLVPYIKENILLEIPIRVVKYSSESEEMPKKSGNGWEVITKEQPKEKVDPRMAGLADFFNKENEDN; from the coding sequence ATGAAATGGTCAATTGAACAATTGAAGTCCTATAAATTAAAAGGCCTTACAATTGACGAAGAAGTGAATGTAGAGGAACTGAAGGAACGTAATCCAGATATACGTGAGATTACGCCAGTTCATGTTACTGGTGAAACATCGTTTCATGGTAATAAGGTTACCTTTCATCTTACAGTGAAAGGCAAAATGGTTCTACCATGTGCCAATACACTTGAAGATGTTAATTTTCCGTTCGTACTTCGCCCAATGGAGACATTTGTGCTTGAAGCAAACACAAATGGCGTTGATTTTGAGGTGGAAGATGAAGAAATTCATCAAGTTTCGGGAAATACGGTTGACTTAGTTCCGTATATTAAGGAAAATATACTTTTGGAGATTCCGATTCGCGTTGTGAAATATAGCTCTGAATCGGAAGAAATGCCAAAAAAATCGGGTAATGGTTGGGAAGTAATTACGAAGGAACAACCGAAAGAAAAGGTTGATCCTCGTATGGCCGGTTTAGCTGATTTTTTCAATAAGGAAAATGAAGATAACTAG
- the rpmF gene encoding 50S ribosomal protein L32, with product MAVPARRTSKTRKNKRRTHYKLEVPGMVKCPNCGEYKLSHRVCKECGNYKGENVVSK from the coding sequence ATGGCAGTACCAGCTAGAAGAACTTCTAAAACGCGTAAAAACAAGCGTCGTACTCATTATAAATTAGAAGTACCAGGAATGGTAAAGTGCCCTAATTGCGGCGAATACAAACTTTCTCACCGTGTATGTAAAGAGTGTGGAAATTACAAAGGTGAAAACGTAGTAAGCAAGTAA
- a CDS encoding enoyl-CoA hydratase/isomerase family protein, translated as MTSVIVEHRNHAAIVTIHRPEQRNAINDGVMEQLMHAVEQAEANESVSYIVITGSGENVFCSGGDLKAFQGLKTAEQAYPMLRKMGDVLDRLFFCKKPTVALLNGHAVGGGLELAMACDYRIARKNTKVGFIQGSIGLTTGWGGSTYALTRMNHTEALKMLMSADRYSSEEAFLSGCLTYITNDLPWEEDAYRYIENLLKRSPLILSTYKTYWLNSLDPHLIRHRVEEEIRSCARLWDTEEHHQAVKAFLNKNS; from the coding sequence ATGACAAGTGTGATCGTTGAACATCGTAATCATGCGGCAATCGTAACGATTCATCGACCTGAGCAAAGAAATGCGATTAATGACGGGGTGATGGAACAATTAATGCACGCGGTTGAACAAGCTGAAGCAAACGAAAGCGTAAGCTATATTGTGATCACAGGTAGCGGTGAGAACGTTTTTTGTAGCGGCGGGGATTTGAAGGCATTTCAAGGACTTAAGACAGCTGAACAGGCTTATCCTATGCTACGTAAAATGGGTGATGTTCTTGATCGCTTATTTTTCTGTAAGAAACCGACCGTTGCGCTTTTGAATGGTCATGCAGTTGGGGGCGGGTTGGAGCTTGCGATGGCATGCGATTATCGGATTGCTAGAAAGAACACGAAGGTAGGGTTTATACAGGGATCGATCGGGTTAACAACTGGCTGGGGCGGATCTACATATGCCTTAACGAGAATGAATCATACTGAAGCTTTGAAGATGCTTATGAGCGCTGATCGCTATTCGAGTGAAGAAGCTTTTTTAAGCGGTTGCCTTACATATATTACGAATGATCTTCCATGGGAAGAGGATGCTTATCGCTACATAGAAAATCTTCTGAAACGGTCTCCACTAATTCTTTCTACTTATAAAACCTACTGGCTCAATAGCCTTGATCCACATCTCATCCGTCATCGAGTTGAAGAAGAAATTAGAAGCTGTGCTCGCTTATGGGATACAGAGGAGCATCATCAAGCTGTTAAGGCATTTTTAAACAAGAATTCGTAA
- a CDS encoding RsfA family transcriptional regulator yields the protein MVPIRQDAWSKDEDVLLAEVVLRHIRESSTQLAAFEEVGMTLSRTPAACGFRWNSLIRKQYEAAITLAKKQRKEQKKNQVEVKVDSAEEDRSIDLIDEAIRLLITSKTYLTETSKSEASLQEALAENLQLKQNLHQLEKEYLTVQEDYQSLLEIMEKARKMVIFQEDDSGSLRFQMDANGNLEKIKK from the coding sequence TTGGTACCGATTCGCCAGGATGCTTGGTCGAAAGATGAAGATGTGTTATTAGCTGAGGTTGTCCTACGTCACATTAGAGAATCAAGTACACAACTCGCTGCATTTGAAGAAGTAGGTATGACGCTGTCTCGAACTCCAGCAGCTTGTGGGTTTCGATGGAATTCGCTTATTCGTAAACAGTATGAGGCGGCGATCACGTTAGCTAAGAAGCAGCGCAAGGAACAGAAAAAAAACCAAGTGGAAGTGAAAGTAGATTCAGCAGAAGAAGATCGAAGCATCGATTTAATCGATGAAGCCATTAGGCTGTTGATAACATCGAAAACTTATCTCACTGAAACAAGTAAAAGTGAAGCATCACTACAGGAGGCGCTGGCTGAAAACCTTCAGCTTAAGCAAAATCTTCATCAGTTAGAAAAAGAGTACCTGACAGTTCAGGAAGATTATCAATCATTACTAGAAATTATGGAGAAAGCAAGGAAAATGGTGATCTTTCAAGAGGACGATTCAGGAAGTTTACGGTTTCAAATGGATGCGAACGGCAACTTAGAAAAAATAAAGAAATAG
- a CDS encoding N-acetyltransferase: MVDLTVRPLVINYKTLEEFKKFKEFGIQELSMMEDLQDNIIENDSESPFYGIYYGDKLVARMSLYRIDGKYDRYFDPPQDYLELWKLEVLPQYHNRDYGSTLVNFAKTFNLPVKTNARQGSGEFWEKMGFEAVTYQPERDRGENPYVWYPEGVSEQE; encoded by the coding sequence ATGGTAGATCTGACAGTTCGTCCACTTGTAATCAATTACAAAACTCTCGAGGAGTTTAAGAAGTTTAAAGAATTTGGTATTCAGGAACTTTCAATGATGGAAGACCTGCAAGATAACATCATTGAGAATGATAGCGAATCTCCATTCTATGGTATTTACTATGGAGATAAGCTTGTTGCTAGAATGAGCTTGTATCGTATCGATGGCAAATACGATCGCTATTTTGATCCACCGCAGGATTACCTTGAGCTCTGGAAACTTGAAGTACTTCCGCAATATCATAATCGTGATTATGGTTCCACGCTTGTGAATTTCGCAAAAACCTTTAATTTGCCAGTGAAAACGAACGCAAGACAAGGTTCAGGTGAATTCTGGGAGAAAATGGGCTTTGAAGCAGTCACCTATCAGCCCGAACGCGATCGTGGAGAAAATCCTTATGTATGGTATCCTGAAGGCGTAAGCGAACAGGAGTAA
- a CDS encoding acetyl-CoA carboxylase biotin carboxylase subunit — translation MKKILIANRGEIAERIIRTCSKLGLQTVAVYSSADKDLPYVKQATVAYEIGDPPAAKSYLNQEQILKVASEENVDAIHPGYGFLSENAAFVRKINEQGITFIGPSADVVEAMGDKITARKTMQEAGVPVVPGSGEIVDVAEAVAFANEINYPIMLKAAAGGGGIGMQRCENDQELEKAFVSSQNRAKAYFGNGAMFVEKFIDDARHIEVQIVGDNHGNIVHLYERDCSIQRRNQKVLEEAPSPFLSKSTRIQIGEAALLAAKHVQYTNAGTVEFVMDKDENFYFLEMNTRLQVEHPITEETIGVDLVEWQINVAEGKALPLKQEDIQPTGHSIELRLYAEDPTSFMPSPGKIETLHFPKMEGVRIDSGYESGSTVSPFYDPMIAKIIVSGSSREEAIKRCTDFFTSFSLTGIKHNGPLFAQLLKEENFQQGKYSTSYLSKILVKK, via the coding sequence TTGAAAAAAATCCTAATTGCAAATCGTGGCGAAATTGCGGAACGAATTATAAGAACATGCAGCAAACTAGGTCTTCAGACGGTTGCTGTTTATTCGAGTGCAGATAAGGATCTTCCATATGTTAAGCAAGCAACAGTCGCATATGAGATTGGTGACCCGCCTGCAGCAAAGTCATACTTGAATCAGGAGCAAATTCTGAAGGTAGCAAGTGAAGAGAACGTGGACGCGATTCATCCTGGCTACGGATTTTTATCTGAAAATGCTGCATTTGTAAGGAAAATCAATGAACAGGGAATAACGTTTATTGGCCCTAGCGCAGATGTTGTGGAAGCGATGGGCGATAAGATTACAGCGAGAAAGACGATGCAGGAAGCTGGTGTACCGGTCGTACCAGGCAGCGGAGAAATTGTGGATGTAGCGGAGGCCGTTGCATTTGCGAATGAAATCAACTACCCCATTATGTTAAAAGCCGCTGCGGGTGGTGGTGGCATTGGTATGCAGCGTTGTGAAAATGATCAAGAGCTAGAAAAAGCATTCGTATCGAGTCAAAACCGTGCAAAGGCTTATTTTGGGAACGGAGCGATGTTTGTAGAGAAATTCATTGACGATGCGCGACATATTGAGGTGCAAATTGTAGGAGACAATCATGGAAACATTGTTCACCTGTATGAGCGAGATTGCTCCATTCAAAGACGAAATCAGAAGGTGTTAGAGGAAGCGCCATCACCATTTTTGTCTAAAAGCACCCGTATCCAAATAGGAGAAGCTGCTCTACTAGCTGCTAAGCATGTCCAATATACGAATGCTGGAACAGTTGAATTTGTCATGGACAAGGATGAGAATTTTTATTTTCTAGAGATGAACACTAGATTGCAAGTGGAGCACCCCATTACAGAAGAAACCATTGGTGTCGATTTAGTTGAGTGGCAAATCAACGTTGCAGAAGGAAAAGCGCTCCCTCTGAAACAGGAAGACATTCAACCTACAGGTCACAGTATTGAGCTTAGACTATATGCAGAAGACCCAACTTCCTTTATGCCTTCACCTGGAAAGATTGAAACGCTCCATTTTCCTAAAATGGAAGGAGTCCGGATTGATTCAGGTTATGAAAGCGGCTCAACCGTTTCCCCATTCTATGATCCGATGATTGCGAAAATCATTGTATCAGGCTCAAGTCGCGAAGAAGCGATTAAACGATGTACAGATTTCTTTACTTCATTTTCGCTGACGGGGATCAAGCATAATGGACCACTTTTTGCCCAATTACTTAAAGAAGAGAATTTTCAACAGGGGAAATATTCAACGTCTTATCTATCAAAAATTCTTGTCAAAAAATAA
- a CDS encoding biotin/lipoyl-binding carrier protein — protein MQEIKASMAGTVLNVMVGEGDAVTAGQELVMLESMKMEIPIEGVEEGTVAEVKVNVGDFVNEGDVLVTVK, from the coding sequence ATGCAAGAAATTAAAGCATCAATGGCGGGAACAGTTTTAAATGTAATGGTCGGCGAAGGAGATGCGGTTACAGCAGGACAAGAACTCGTTATGCTTGAATCGATGAAAATGGAAATTCCGATTGAAGGTGTGGAAGAAGGAACGGTTGCAGAGGTTAAAGTGAATGTTGGCGATTTTGTAAACGAAGGCGATGTACTCGTTACGGTAAAGTAA
- a CDS encoding acyl-CoA carboxylase subunit beta, producing the protein MNHLEELLSSRASEVESGGAEKYHEKLKESNKLFVRDRLKLLFDNGDYMEDGKFANHLAKDLPADGVVTAIGSVNGEKVCVMANDSTVKAGSWGARTVEKIIRIQETAMNLKVPLLYLVDSAGARITDQLEMFPNRRGAGRIFHNQVKMSGMVPQVCLLFGPSAAGGAYIPAFCDIVIMVDKNASMYLGSPRMAEKVIGEKVTLEQMGGARMHCSTSGCGDVLADNEEHAIELGRSYLSYFPGNFHKQPPHLEGKLPSLEKSISEIVPENQNAPFNMYDLIDALVDKESFFEMKKLFAAELITGFARIDGRVVGLIANQPKVKGGVLFVDSADKGAKFIQLCDAYHIPLIFLADVPGFMIGTKVESAGIIRHGAKLIAAMSSATVPKISVVVRKAYGAGLYAMAGPAFEPDCCIALPTAQIAVMGPEAAVNAVYANKINAIEDPKERIEYVKEKHQEYKEHIDIYKLASELIVDDIVPGSELRHVLVERLSYYESKEVEAPSKKHPVYPV; encoded by the coding sequence ATGAATCATCTAGAAGAGCTTTTATCGTCTAGAGCATCAGAGGTTGAGTCTGGCGGTGCTGAGAAATATCATGAGAAGTTAAAAGAATCAAACAAACTTTTTGTGCGTGATCGTCTGAAGCTTCTGTTTGATAATGGCGATTATATGGAAGACGGAAAATTTGCAAACCACCTTGCTAAAGATCTACCAGCAGACGGTGTTGTAACAGCGATTGGTAGCGTGAATGGTGAAAAGGTATGCGTGATGGCAAATGATTCCACTGTTAAAGCTGGCTCATGGGGAGCGCGTACAGTGGAAAAGATTATTCGCATTCAAGAGACAGCGATGAACCTTAAAGTGCCTCTTTTGTATCTAGTGGATTCAGCTGGAGCGCGTATTACGGATCAGTTAGAAATGTTCCCGAATCGTCGCGGAGCCGGAAGGATTTTTCATAATCAAGTAAAAATGTCTGGGATGGTGCCGCAAGTTTGTTTGTTATTTGGTCCATCAGCGGCAGGTGGTGCTTACATACCGGCATTCTGTGACATCGTAATCATGGTGGATAAAAATGCTTCCATGTATCTCGGCTCTCCGAGAATGGCTGAAAAAGTGATCGGTGAAAAAGTGACGTTAGAACAAATGGGTGGTGCGCGGATGCACTGCAGTACAAGTGGGTGCGGCGATGTTCTTGCTGATAATGAAGAGCATGCAATCGAACTTGGAAGAAGCTATCTAAGTTATTTTCCGGGGAATTTCCATAAGCAACCGCCTCATCTAGAAGGGAAACTTCCTTCACTTGAAAAATCAATTAGCGAGATTGTTCCTGAAAATCAAAATGCGCCATTCAATATGTATGATTTAATCGATGCACTCGTTGATAAGGAAAGTTTTTTTGAAATGAAAAAGCTGTTTGCCGCGGAATTAATTACAGGCTTTGCAAGAATTGATGGACGAGTTGTTGGGTTGATTGCAAACCAGCCTAAAGTAAAGGGTGGCGTGCTTTTTGTTGATTCAGCCGATAAAGGAGCTAAATTTATTCAGCTCTGCGATGCATATCATATTCCGCTTATTTTTCTTGCGGACGTCCCGGGCTTTATGATTGGAACGAAAGTAGAAAGTGCTGGCATTATTAGACATGGGGCGAAACTAATTGCGGCAATGAGTTCGGCGACCGTTCCGAAAATTTCGGTTGTTGTTAGAAAGGCTTATGGGGCAGGCTTGTATGCCATGGCTGGTCCTGCATTTGAGCCGGATTGTTGCATTGCGCTTCCAACTGCCCAAATTGCTGTAATGGGCCCTGAGGCGGCTGTGAACGCTGTATATGCGAATAAGATCAATGCAATTGAGGATCCAAAGGAACGGATCGAATATGTGAAAGAAAAACATCAGGAGTACAAAGAGCACATTGACATTTATAAACTAGCATCGGAGTTAATTGTTGATGATATTGTGCCTGGAAGTGAACTACGTCATGTGTTAGTCGAGCGATTAAGTTACTATGAATCGAAAGAAGTGGAAGCACCATCTAAAAAACATCCGGTCTATCCGGTATAA